Proteins encoded in a region of the Paramagnetospirillum magneticum AMB-1 genome:
- a CDS encoding undecaprenyl-diphosphate phosphatase has protein sequence MLEALLLGVVEGLTEFLPISSTAHLMLIGDMLGFEGPPGKTYEIVVQLGAILAVCVVFRQRLWGVATTITQPRSFAFARNVMVAFLPAAVIGATLYKYIKQMLESPLVAAIALVVGGVAILVIERLVKRARIHDIEDMSPALALGVGFCQVLAMVPGVSRAGATIMGSMLLGLDRRAAAEFSFFLAIPTMCGASAYSLYKNWATLSFDGAGLIALGFVAAFLSALVVVKGFIGFVGRHGFAPFAWYRIAFGSLMAVLILMR, from the coding sequence ATGCTTGAAGCCCTGCTCCTCGGTGTCGTCGAGGGCCTGACCGAATTCCTGCCCATCTCCAGCACCGCCCATCTGATGCTGATCGGCGACATGCTCGGATTCGAGGGACCACCCGGCAAGACCTACGAGATCGTCGTCCAGTTGGGCGCCATCCTGGCAGTCTGCGTGGTGTTCCGCCAGCGCCTGTGGGGCGTGGCGACCACCATCACCCAGCCGCGCTCCTTCGCCTTCGCCCGCAACGTCATGGTGGCGTTCCTGCCGGCGGCGGTGATCGGGGCCACGTTGTACAAGTACATCAAGCAGATGCTGGAATCGCCGCTGGTCGCCGCCATCGCCCTGGTGGTGGGCGGCGTCGCCATCCTGGTCATCGAGCGTCTGGTGAAAAGAGCCCGTATCCACGATATCGAGGACATGTCCCCCGCTTTGGCCCTGGGTGTCGGATTCTGCCAGGTCCTGGCCATGGTGCCCGGCGTGTCCCGGGCCGGCGCCACCATCATGGGCTCCATGCTGCTGGGCCTCGACCGCCGGGCCGCCGCCGAGTTTTCGTTCTTCCTGGCCATCCCCACCATGTGCGGCGCTTCGGCCTATTCCCTGTATAAGAACTGGGCCACCCTGTCCTTCGACGGCGCCGGCCTGATCGCTCTGGGCTTCGTCGCGGCCTTCCTGTCCGCCCTGGTGGTGGTCAAGGGCTTCATCGGCTTTGTCGGCCGCCACGGCTTCGCCCCCTTCGCCTGGTACCGGATCGCCTTCGGCTCGTTGATGGCGGTTCTGATCCTGATGCGCTGA
- a CDS encoding bacteriohemerythrin — protein MSLIEWDPSFSVGSARMDADHQKLISLLNRLYDAWHGGESIAELGWLFDELLAYADTHFAAEEMALKSRNYPRLEKQQEDHLRLKESVMAFRDRHLAGEMPDALTTEMTAFLKAWLLEHILGEDMQYRSYFKGE, from the coding sequence ATGTCTCTGATCGAGTGGGACCCGTCGTTCAGTGTCGGTTCGGCCCGCATGGACGCCGACCATCAGAAGCTGATTTCCCTGCTCAACCGGCTGTATGACGCCTGGCACGGCGGGGAAAGTATCGCCGAACTGGGCTGGCTGTTCGACGAGTTGCTGGCCTATGCCGACACCCATTTCGCCGCCGAGGAAATGGCGCTCAAGTCGCGTAATTACCCCCGTCTGGAAAAGCAGCAGGAGGATCACCTCCGGCTCAAGGAATCGGTGATGGCCTTTCGCGACCGTCATCTGGCGGGCGAGATGCCCGACGCCCTGACCACCGAGATGACCGCCTTCCTCAAGGCCTGGCTGCTGGAGCACATCCTGGGCGAGGACATGCAGTATCGCAGCTACTTCAAGGGCGAGTGA
- a CDS encoding NADP-dependent oxidoreductase — protein MKAILCDQFGGSEVMRLAEIETPAPGPGEVLIRIHAAGVNPVDWKIREGGLARLFPCKFPLIPGWDAAGTVAALGDGVTGLSLGERVWSYCRKPEIQWGTYAEYVVMSAYGVAPMPAGFTFAQACTVPLAALTAWQSLLEVAGLRPGQSVLIHAGAGGVGGFAIPIAKWVGATVIATAKAGNHDYVRSLGADHVIDYSATDFVAATRALVPDGVDMAFGTVGGEVLTRSYEVVKPGGILVSITDKTDKDLAERLGIRCKYVFVKPDGGHLRRLAGLAEQGILRIPEIVEMPLSRAAQALDLSRTGHVRGKIVLTIG, from the coding sequence ATGAAAGCCATCCTCTGCGATCAATTCGGCGGTTCCGAGGTGATGCGCCTGGCCGAGATCGAGACGCCCGCTCCCGGTCCGGGCGAGGTACTGATCCGAATCCATGCCGCCGGGGTCAATCCGGTGGACTGGAAGATCCGCGAAGGCGGGCTGGCGCGCCTGTTTCCCTGCAAGTTCCCGCTGATCCCCGGCTGGGACGCCGCCGGCACCGTCGCCGCGCTGGGCGACGGGGTGACCGGCCTGTCCCTGGGCGAGCGGGTGTGGTCCTACTGCCGCAAGCCCGAGATCCAATGGGGCACCTACGCCGAATACGTGGTGATGAGCGCCTACGGCGTGGCGCCCATGCCGGCCGGCTTCACCTTTGCCCAGGCCTGCACCGTACCGCTGGCCGCGCTGACCGCCTGGCAATCCCTGCTGGAGGTGGCGGGCCTGCGTCCGGGCCAGAGCGTGCTGATCCATGCCGGAGCGGGCGGCGTAGGCGGCTTTGCCATTCCCATCGCCAAATGGGTGGGCGCCACGGTGATCGCCACCGCCAAAGCCGGCAATCACGACTATGTCCGCTCTCTGGGGGCCGACCACGTCATCGACTACTCGGCCACCGACTTCGTCGCCGCCACCCGAGCCCTGGTCCCGGACGGCGTGGACATGGCGTTCGGCACGGTGGGCGGCGAGGTGCTGACCCGCTCCTACGAGGTGGTGAAGCCGGGCGGCATCCTGGTCTCCATCACCGACAAGACCGACAAGGATCTGGCCGAGCGCCTGGGGATTCGCTGCAAATACGTCTTCGTCAAACCCGATGGCGGCCATCTGCGGCGCCTGGCCGGCTTGGCCGAGCAGGGAATTCTCAGAATCCCCGAGATCGTCGAGATGCCCCTGTCCCGCGCGGCGCAAGCGCTGGACCTGTCGCGCACCGGGCATGTGCGCGGCAAGATCGTGTTGACTATCGGCTGA
- a CDS encoding AMP-binding protein, with protein MNAADEILGPSLGSGRGESLAIICGEQTLTYDQLNRLACRFGNAMLAAGVQRQQPVLLLLDDGPELVAAYLGAMKAGLVAVALNTRLSPKDLSHALGDSGAPLLLAETALKDLAAESLALAHASARMVTTDELDAFLEGASDQLVSADMGPEDMALWMYTSGTTGQPKGAVHVHGSIPLGERHVRENLGLLPGDRIFSTSKLFFAYPLGHCLIGALRCGGTLVLHRGWPDATAAAEVIARTRPKLVLSVPSLYRIMLKDGVGSSPAFREVRTWVSAGENLPADLCRRWMEETGGLMLEGIGATEALFLFIASTPTAMKPGACGRPLPWAEAQLRSPSGEVIAAPDTPGDLWVRMDSLFRRYHNRPDVTQRVLKDGWWKTGDVFSFDAEGWWSPQGRSDDMIKVSGQWVSPSEVEEAALMVPGVADAVAVGIPNEDGLVRLVLYAVAEAGEHEPLLETRIVETLRSKLAIYKCPRNVRFLETIPRTATGKVQRFKLREAGA; from the coding sequence ATGAATGCTGCCGACGAAATTCTCGGCCCCAGCCTCGGCTCGGGTCGCGGGGAGAGCCTTGCCATCATCTGCGGCGAGCAGACCCTGACCTACGACCAGTTGAACCGGCTGGCTTGCCGTTTCGGCAACGCCATGCTGGCCGCCGGCGTCCAGCGCCAGCAGCCCGTCCTGCTGCTGCTCGACGATGGCCCCGAACTGGTGGCCGCCTATCTGGGCGCCATGAAGGCCGGGTTGGTGGCGGTGGCTCTCAATACCCGCCTGTCGCCCAAGGACCTGTCCCATGCGCTGGGCGACAGCGGCGCGCCGCTGCTGCTGGCCGAGACCGCCCTGAAGGATCTGGCCGCCGAATCCCTGGCCCTGGCCCACGCCTCGGCCCGCATGGTAACCACCGATGAACTGGACGCCTTCCTGGAAGGCGCGTCCGACCAGTTGGTCTCGGCCGACATGGGGCCGGAGGACATGGCCCTGTGGATGTACACGTCCGGCACCACCGGCCAGCCCAAGGGCGCCGTGCATGTCCATGGCTCCATTCCCTTGGGCGAGCGCCATGTGCGGGAGAATCTCGGCCTTTTGCCCGGCGACCGCATCTTTTCCACCTCCAAGCTGTTCTTCGCCTATCCCCTGGGCCATTGCCTGATCGGGGCATTGCGCTGCGGCGGCACCCTGGTGCTGCATCGCGGCTGGCCCGATGCGACGGCCGCCGCCGAGGTCATCGCCCGCACCCGGCCCAAGCTGGTCCTGTCGGTCCCCTCGCTCTACCGCATCATGCTGAAGGACGGCGTGGGGTCGTCCCCAGCCTTCCGCGAGGTCCGCACCTGGGTCTCGGCGGGCGAGAACCTGCCGGCCGATCTGTGCCGCCGCTGGATGGAGGAAACCGGCGGCCTGATGCTCGAAGGCATCGGCGCCACCGAGGCCCTGTTCCTATTCATCGCCAGCACGCCGACGGCCATGAAGCCCGGCGCCTGCGGCCGTCCCCTGCCTTGGGCCGAGGCACAGTTGCGCTCGCCATCGGGCGAAGTCATCGCCGCGCCCGATACCCCCGGCGATTTGTGGGTGCGCATGGATTCCCTGTTCCGCCGCTACCACAACCGCCCCGACGTCACCCAGCGGGTGCTGAAGGACGGCTGGTGGAAGACCGGCGACGTCTTCAGCTTCGATGCCGAGGGCTGGTGGAGCCCCCAGGGGCGCTCCGACGACATGATCAAGGTCTCCGGCCAGTGGGTCAGCCCGTCCGAGGTGGAGGAAGCCGCCCTGATGGTGCCCGGCGTCGCCGATGCCGTGGCGGTGGGCATTCCCAACGAGGACGGGCTGGTGCGTCTGGTGCTCTACGCCGTGGCCGAGGCGGGCGAGCACGAGCCCCTCCTGGAAACCCGCATCGTCGAGACCCTGCGCTCCAAGCTGGCCATCTACAAATGCCCGCGCAATGTCCGCTTCCTGGAAACCATCCCCCGCACCGCCACCGGCAAGGTGCAGCGGTTCAAGCTGAGAGAGGCGGGGGCCTGA
- a CDS encoding ABC transporter substrate-binding protein: MNWKRTAGAALAVMSGLGYAASALAADPIKIGMFLSVTGQMSPMGDPQKRTFDYMIEKINAQGGVLGRKVEAVIYDDGSEPEKAATFVKRLIDNDKVDLIIGGSGTPTSMAVLGLIERAEVPYLSLGGGTAIGDPVRKWTFKFPQSDRLAAEKVLVDLKKRGLTKIALLSENVGFGKSGHDQTVKLAPQHGIEILIDEVYSPKDPDVTPQLTKIRGTAGVQALFIFGTGTGPAVVTKNLRQMGLNLPTYQSHGVASKEFLRLVGTAADGMRLPAGAQAVAEQLPANDPQKAVTMAFKKEYEEKNKPLEAGPLPGHGLDALMMAMDAFKRAGTTDKAKVRDAIEQTKGFVATTGIFTYSPTDHMGLGLDAFHMVDIKNGDWVIAD, from the coding sequence ATGAATTGGAAACGTACGGCCGGGGCTGCCCTGGCGGTGATGTCGGGTCTTGGCTACGCGGCCTCCGCTCTGGCGGCCGACCCCATCAAGATCGGCATGTTCCTGTCCGTCACCGGACAGATGTCGCCCATGGGCGACCCCCAGAAGCGCACCTTCGACTACATGATCGAGAAGATCAACGCCCAGGGCGGCGTGCTGGGCCGCAAGGTGGAAGCCGTCATCTATGACGACGGGTCCGAGCCGGAAAAGGCCGCCACCTTCGTCAAGCGCCTGATCGACAACGACAAGGTCGACCTCATCATCGGCGGGTCGGGCACGCCCACCTCCATGGCGGTGCTGGGTCTGATCGAACGCGCCGAGGTGCCCTATCTGTCCCTGGGCGGCGGCACCGCCATCGGCGACCCGGTGCGCAAGTGGACCTTCAAGTTCCCGCAATCGGACCGGCTGGCCGCCGAGAAGGTTCTGGTGGACCTGAAGAAGCGCGGCCTGACCAAGATCGCCCTGCTGTCCGAGAATGTCGGCTTCGGCAAGTCCGGTCACGACCAGACCGTCAAGCTGGCCCCCCAGCACGGCATCGAGATCCTGATCGACGAGGTCTACTCGCCCAAGGATCCCGACGTCACCCCGCAGCTGACCAAGATCCGCGGCACTGCGGGCGTCCAGGCCCTGTTCATCTTCGGAACCGGCACCGGCCCGGCCGTGGTGACCAAGAATCTGCGGCAGATGGGCCTGAACCTGCCCACCTATCAGTCCCACGGCGTGGCCTCCAAGGAGTTCCTGCGTCTGGTCGGCACCGCCGCCGACGGCATGCGCCTGCCGGCGGGTGCCCAGGCGGTGGCCGAACAGCTACCGGCCAACGATCCGCAGAAGGCGGTGACCATGGCCTTCAAGAAGGAATACGAGGAGAAGAACAAGCCGCTGGAAGCCGGCCCCCTGCCCGGTCACGGCCTTGACGCCCTGATGATGGCCATGGACGCCTTCAAGCGGGCCGGCACCACCGACAAGGCCAAGGTCCGCGACGCCATCGAGCAGACCAAGGGCTTCGTCGCCACCACCGGCATCTTCACCTATTCCCCCACCGACCACATGGGCCTGGGCCTCGACGCCTTCCACATGGTCGACATCAAGAACGGCGATTGGGTCATCGCCGACTGA
- a CDS encoding FadR/GntR family transcriptional regulator — MNSKPKAGNGARVSDQVADRILARIASGEWGPGHRLPGERQLAEEMGVSRVSIRAALQSLKTQGLLDAVQGGGTRVIASSAAMDPGILELVRVSRDNLHDLAEIRAILEAWAVGRAARNRSEADLAELSRIMEATEADISGGAHKSENDVCFHLAIAKAAGSGIYLHIMAVIRGILHQMVDYHRYELFPSREDDKIILGQHRAIFDAIKARDPAAAEEAMRAHLGFVLARYSRQPS, encoded by the coding sequence ATGAACTCCAAGCCCAAGGCCGGCAACGGCGCACGCGTATCGGATCAGGTCGCAGACCGGATTCTGGCCCGCATCGCTTCGGGAGAATGGGGGCCGGGCCACCGCCTTCCCGGCGAGCGGCAACTGGCCGAAGAAATGGGCGTCAGTCGCGTCTCCATTCGGGCCGCGCTGCAATCCCTGAAGACCCAGGGGCTGCTGGATGCGGTCCAAGGCGGCGGCACCAGGGTGATCGCCAGCTCGGCCGCCATGGATCCCGGCATCCTGGAACTGGTTCGGGTCAGCCGCGACAATCTGCATGATCTGGCGGAGATCCGGGCGATTCTCGAGGCCTGGGCGGTGGGCCGCGCGGCGCGGAACCGCAGCGAGGCCGATCTGGCCGAGCTGTCCCGCATCATGGAGGCCACCGAAGCCGATATTTCCGGCGGGGCCCATAAAAGCGAGAACGACGTCTGCTTTCACCTGGCCATCGCCAAGGCTGCGGGGTCGGGAATCTATCTCCATATCATGGCGGTGATCCGCGGCATCCTGCACCAGATGGTCGACTACCACCGCTATGAGCTGTTCCCGTCGCGCGAGGACGACAAGATCATCCTGGGTCAGCACCGGGCCATCTTCGACGCCATCAAGGCCCGGGACCCGGCGGCGGCCGAGGAGGCCATGCGCGCCCATCTGGGTTTCGTCCTGGCCCGCTACTCCCGCCAGCCGTCATAA